From the Sulfurimonas sp. C5 genome, one window contains:
- a CDS encoding putative urea ABC transporter substrate-binding protein, whose translation MKPFFKSTSKLLVAATLVMGLGASSLMAEVKNKFTVSWTIYVGWMPWDYAQQKGIVDKWAKKYGIEIELVQVNDYIESINQYTNGKFDGCLMTNMDALTIPAAGGVDSTAVIMGDFSNGNDGIILKGKKSLADIKGQNVNLVELSVSHYLLARGLESIGMSERDVKVVNTSDADIVAAYSSADVTSLVTWNPQLSEIMSKKDANLVFDSSKIPGEIIDMLVVNSETLKDNPKLAKALTGAWFEVMALMKKGDTKALTFMAEASGTDLAGYKSQLNSTKMFYDASEAVEFADSDALPNTMKKVSEFSFEHGILGEGAPNAEFIGMEFPNGKTFGDPSNIKLRFTDTYVKMAAEGKL comes from the coding sequence ATGAAGCCTTTCTTTAAATCTACATCAAAACTATTAGTTGCCGCAACACTTGTAATGGGGCTAGGTGCATCATCGCTTATGGCAGAAGTAAAGAACAAGTTTACAGTTTCGTGGACTATTTATGTCGGTTGGATGCCATGGGATTATGCTCAGCAAAAAGGCATTGTTGACAAATGGGCTAAAAAATACGGTATCGAAATTGAACTTGTACAAGTAAACGATTATATAGAATCAATCAATCAATATACTAACGGAAAATTTGACGGTTGTCTTATGACAAATATGGATGCTTTAACTATTCCAGCTGCAGGAGGAGTTGATTCGACAGCAGTAATTATGGGTGACTTTTCAAATGGAAATGACGGAATCATCCTTAAAGGGAAAAAGAGTTTAGCTGACATTAAAGGTCAAAATGTAAACCTTGTTGAACTTTCTGTTTCTCATTACCTTTTAGCACGTGGTTTAGAGAGTATTGGAATGAGTGAGCGTGATGTTAAAGTTGTAAATACATCTGATGCAGATATCGTTGCAGCTTATTCATCTGCAGATGTAACATCATTAGTGACTTGGAATCCTCAGTTAAGTGAGATTATGAGCAAAAAAGATGCAAACCTTGTATTTGATTCAAGCAAAATTCCGGGTGAAATCATCGATATGCTAGTTGTAAACTCTGAAACATTAAAAGATAATCCAAAGTTAGCAAAAGCTTTAACAGGTGCATGGTTTGAAGTTATGGCTCTTATGAAAAAAGGTGATACGAAAGCGTTAACTTTTATGGCTGAAGCATCGGGTACAGATCTGGCAGGATATAAAAGTCAATTGAACTCTACAAAAATGTTTTACGATGCAAGTGAAGCTGTAGAGTTTGCAGACAGCGATGCATTACCAAATACAATGAAAAAAGTGAGTGAGTTCTCATTTGAACACGGTATTCTTGGAGAAGGTGCACCAAATGCAGAATTCATCGGTATGGAGTTTCCTAACGGAAAA